A window of Aliarcobacter trophiarum LMG 25534 contains these coding sequences:
- a CDS encoding manganese efflux pump MntP has product MLEVFVLAFALSMDAFAVSIGLGIKNKLEVKTMALKAGLFFGIFQALMPFLGFLGGIGLREYIQGYDKVVAFILLLLIGGKMLYEAFNENVEEEITQVTNKILLTLAIATSLDAMAAGYSLHLFPINIYLSLFIIGFITFIISYIGVYVGSRGGEKYESKAEILGGVVLILIGFKILLY; this is encoded by the coding sequence ATGTTAGAAGTTTTTGTGTTGGCATTTGCTTTAAGTATGGATGCATTTGCAGTTTCTATTGGGCTTGGAATAAAAAATAAGCTAGAGGTAAAAACTATGGCTTTAAAAGCTGGATTATTTTTTGGTATATTTCAAGCTTTAATGCCTTTTTTAGGTTTTTTAGGTGGAATTGGTTTAAGAGAGTATATTCAAGGATATGATAAAGTTGTAGCATTTATTTTACTTTTACTTATAGGTGGAAAGATGTTATATGAAGCTTTTAATGAAAATGTAGAAGAAGAGATAACTCAAGTAACAAATAAAATATTATTAACTCTTGCTATTGCTACAAGCTTAGATGCTATGGCTGCTGGGTATAGTTTACATCTGTTTCCTATAAATATCTATCTCTCTTTATTTATCATTGGATTTATTACTTTTATTATTAGCTATATTGGAGTTTATGTAGGAAGTCGTGGTGGTGAAAAGTATGAGAGTAAAGCTGAAATTTTAGGTGGAGTGGTTTTAATTTTAATTGGATTTAAAATTTTACTTTATTAA
- a CDS encoding aldehyde dehydrogenase family protein, protein MIYERPKYKDQYENFIGGEWVAPTSGEYFENISPVDGKFLTKIPRSNEKDIDLAIATAKKGFEEYRHFSVAQKSALLNKIANIVEANLETLAVAETLDNGKAVRETLNADLPLFIDHFRYFASVIRAEAGTVADLDENTISQEIFEPYGVVAQIIPWNFPLLMAAWKLAPAIAAGNCVILKPASSTPLSILLFLDLIKDVLPKGVINVINGAGGKIGKYLVTHPDIKKVAFTGETSTGQEIMRYATENIIPSTLELGGKSPNVFFKSIMDTDDEFFDKAIEGLVLFAFNSGEVCTCPSRALIEESIYEPFMKRVIQRVKAIKLGNPLDTENTMGAQNSFNQKEKIAKYLKIAKEEAAECLIGGEIYQSTINPDGFYIEPTIFKGHNKMRIFQEEIFGPVLSVTTFKDEKEAIQIANDTIYGLGAGVWSRDAHQIHRVSRAIQAGRIWVNCYHLYPAHASFGGYKKSGIGRETHMMMLNNYRHTKNILTSFNTKALGFF, encoded by the coding sequence ATGATTTATGAAAGACCGAAATACAAAGATCAGTATGAGAACTTTATAGGTGGAGAGTGGGTTGCTCCAACAAGCGGTGAGTATTTTGAAAATATATCTCCAGTAGATGGCAAATTTCTTACAAAAATACCTAGATCAAATGAGAAAGATATTGATTTAGCAATTGCTACTGCTAAAAAGGGTTTTGAAGAATATAGACACTTTAGTGTTGCACAAAAAAGTGCTTTGCTAAATAAAATTGCCAATATTGTCGAAGCAAATTTAGAGACTTTAGCAGTTGCTGAAACACTAGATAATGGAAAAGCTGTAAGAGAGACTTTAAATGCTGATTTACCTCTATTTATAGACCATTTTAGATACTTTGCTTCAGTTATAAGAGCAGAAGCTGGAACTGTTGCTGATTTGGATGAAAATACAATCTCCCAAGAAATTTTTGAACCTTATGGAGTTGTTGCACAAATTATTCCTTGGAATTTTCCACTTCTAATGGCTGCTTGGAAACTAGCTCCTGCAATAGCTGCTGGAAATTGTGTGATTTTAAAACCAGCTAGTTCAACTCCACTATCAATTTTACTATTTTTGGATTTAATTAAAGATGTGCTTCCAAAAGGTGTGATAAATGTAATAAATGGTGCTGGTGGTAAAATAGGAAAATATCTTGTAACTCACCCTGATATTAAAAAAGTAGCATTTACAGGAGAGACAAGCACAGGTCAAGAGATTATGAGATATGCAACAGAAAATATCATTCCCTCAACACTAGAGCTTGGCGGAAAATCACCAAATGTTTTCTTTAAATCGATTATGGATACAGATGATGAGTTTTTTGATAAAGCAATAGAGGGGCTTGTACTATTTGCATTTAATAGTGGAGAAGTTTGTACTTGCCCATCAAGAGCTCTTATTGAAGAGTCAATTTATGAACCATTTATGAAAAGGGTTATACAAAGAGTAAAAGCTATAAAATTAGGTAACCCTCTTGATACAGAAAATACAATGGGTGCTCAAAACTCTTTTAATCAAAAAGAGAAAATTGCAAAATATTTAAAAATTGCAAAAGAAGAAGCAGCTGAATGTTTAATTGGTGGAGAAATTTATCAATCAACTATAAACCCAGATGGATTTTATATAGAGCCAACAATTTTCAAAGGTCATAATAAGATGAGAATCTTCCAAGAGGAGATTTTTGGACCAGTGTTATCTGTAACAACATTTAAAGATGAAAAAGAGGCTATACAAATAGCAAATGATACTATTTATGGATTGGGTGCTGGAGTTTGGTCAAGAGATGCTCACCAAATTCATAGAGTTAGTCGTGCTATCCAAGCTGGAAGAATTTGGGTGAATTGTTATCACCTCTATCCAGCTCATGCCTCTTTTGGTGGATATAAAAAATCTGGAATAGGAAGAGAGACTCATATGATGATGTTAAATAATTATAGACATACAAAAAATATTTTAACTTCATTTAATACAAAAGCTTTAGGATTTTTTTAA
- a CDS encoding ExbD/TolR family protein, translated as MKRREHLGLDLTPIIDVVFILLIFFIVTSVFKKEELALMLDLPSSNAKSMQVKQEQVFIELSVDKLAIRGIEVSFSSLEDNLKEIKNKDEPVIVRIDKKVPYEKVVKVLDLLQKYSLNNLALVTNEEKKN; from the coding sequence ATGAAAAGAAGAGAGCATTTAGGACTTGATTTAACTCCTATAATAGATGTTGTTTTTATCCTATTAATTTTTTTTATAGTTACAAGTGTTTTTAAAAAAGAAGAATTAGCTTTAATGCTAGATCTTCCAAGCTCAAATGCAAAAAGTATGCAAGTAAAACAAGAGCAAGTTTTTATAGAGTTAAGTGTAGATAAACTAGCTATTAGAGGTATTGAAGTCTCTTTTTCATCTTTGGAAGATAATCTAAAAGAGATTAAGAATAAAGATGAGCCTGTAATTGTACGAATTGATAAAAAAGTTCCTTATGAAAAAGTTGTAAAAGTTCTTGATTTGCTTCAAAAATATAGTTTGAATAATTTGGCACTTGTTACAAATGAAGAGAAGAAAAATTAG
- a CDS encoding MotA/TolQ/ExbB proton channel family protein produces MNLLEFIDKGGIIVYILIFLNIIGFTIIIWKFTTLPQVNKTIAKIATRLDYNHSINAQIEYEIKKLETGLVIIKNIAIISPLLGLLGTVVGIYSSFEEITIKGLGDPTIFSGGIAVALITTIAGIIVSIPHQIAYNHFISLVDKIEIKAKKELVREECR; encoded by the coding sequence ATGAACTTATTAGAATTTATAGACAAGGGTGGAATTATTGTCTATATTTTGATTTTCTTAAATATTATTGGATTTACAATAATTATTTGGAAATTTACAACTCTTCCTCAAGTAAACAAAACAATAGCAAAAATAGCTACGAGATTAGATTATAATCACTCTATAAATGCACAAATTGAGTATGAGATAAAAAAACTAGAAACTGGTCTTGTGATTATTAAAAATATTGCAATAATCTCTCCACTTCTGGGACTTTTGGGAACTGTTGTTGGAATTTATAGCTCTTTTGAAGAGATAACTATAAAAGGCTTAGGAGATCCAACAATATTCTCAGGTGGAATTGCAGTTGCTCTTATTACAACAATTGCTGGAATTATTGTATCAATTCCACATCAAATAGCTTATAATCATTTTATAAGCCTTGTTGATAAAATTGAGATAAAAGCAAAAAAAGAGCTAGTAAGAGAAGAGTGTAGATGA
- a CDS encoding 1-aminocyclopropane-1-carboxylate deaminase — translation MQFLNSKTSEIFLNNQKYFIKRDDLLHSDFSGNKARKFYYFLQNELKGVKKIISYGSNQSNAMYSLSVLCKLKKLKFDYYVSHLPSFLKENPNGNYKEAIKNGMNLIIGEVPNSFKEDELFISEGGAVKEAKYGIEILANEIKSWAKEQNIENSKLKIFLPSGTGTTALYLKHYLPFEVLTCSCVGDDEYLKKQFMALEKENHPKILKKEKKYHFGKLYKEFYTKHLELKEQTKIEFDLLYDSLGWIIFENFVKNLENKDDYIFLYIHQGGVLGNISMIERYRFKFPNS, via the coding sequence ATGCAATTTTTAAACTCAAAAACATCTGAAATTTTTTTAAATAACCAAAAATATTTTATAAAAAGAGATGACTTACTTCATAGTGATTTTAGTGGAAATAAAGCTAGAAAATTTTACTACTTTTTACAAAATGAGTTAAAAGGTGTAAAAAAAATTATCTCTTATGGCTCAAACCAATCAAATGCAATGTACTCTTTATCTGTTTTATGTAAACTAAAAAAGCTAAAATTTGATTATTATGTATCACATCTTCCATCTTTTCTAAAAGAAAATCCAAATGGAAACTACAAAGAAGCCATTAAAAATGGAATGAATTTAATTATAGGAGAAGTACCAAATAGTTTTAAAGAAGATGAGCTTTTTATAAGTGAAGGTGGAGCTGTAAAAGAGGCAAAATATGGAATAGAGATTTTAGCTAATGAGATAAAATCTTGGGCAAAAGAGCAAAATATTGAAAATAGTAAACTAAAAATTTTTCTTCCAAGTGGTACAGGAACAACAGCTTTATATTTGAAACACTATTTACCTTTTGAAGTTCTTACTTGCTCTTGTGTCGGAGATGATGAGTATTTAAAAAAGCAATTTATGGCTTTAGAAAAGGAAAATCATCCAAAAATCTTAAAAAAAGAGAAAAAATATCACTTTGGAAAACTATACAAAGAGTTTTACACTAAACATTTGGAGTTAAAAGAGCAAACAAAGATAGAGTTTGATTTGCTTTATGATAGTCTAGGCTGGATTATTTTTGAGAATTTTGTAAAAAATTTAGAAAACAAAGATGACTATATTTTTTTATACATTCATCAAGGCGGAGTTTTGGGAAATATATCTATGATTGAAAGATATAGATTTAAGTTCCCAAATTCATAG
- a CDS encoding RidA family protein, translating to MKKIISTIKAPSAIGPYNQATSFEKLIFTSGQIALDPKTMEVVSGGVKEQTKQVMENLKAVLEEANSSFENVLKTTCYLASMEDFVAFNEVYAEYFKSEVAPARSTVAVKTLPKNVLVEVDLIAFKN from the coding sequence ATGAAAAAAATAATAAGTACAATAAAAGCTCCTAGTGCAATAGGACCATATAACCAAGCTACAAGCTTTGAAAAGTTAATTTTTACTTCTGGGCAAATTGCATTAGATCCAAAAACTATGGAAGTAGTAAGTGGAGGTGTAAAAGAGCAGACAAAACAAGTTATGGAGAATTTAAAAGCTGTTTTAGAAGAGGCAAACTCTTCTTTTGAAAATGTATTGAAAACAACTTGTTACTTAGCTTCTATGGAAGATTTTGTAGCTTTCAATGAAGTTTATGCAGAATATTTTAAAAGTGAAGTAGCACCAGCAAGAAGCACGGTTGCAGTTAAGACTTTGCCAAAAAATGTTTTAGTAGAAGTTGATTTAATAGCTTTTAAAAATTAA
- a CDS encoding NUDIX hydrolase — MINTSIEFISGFKTSLDPYNGITIKSQDLGSFEEFQQNIENLIDETKSNKNLIWIYIDIRKSHFIPIATSFGFTFHSCNIDYILLVKVLKENAIVPTLANHTLGVGAVVINSKNEILLIKEKIRNEYYKLPGGHIDDAEMISQALSREVFEETGVVADFKKIVSIGHFYPHQFHKSNLYVLCLAEAKSYKIDIKDKEEISEAIWLNVDEMFKRDDIHLYTKTIVKASMSDNGLFKSETPILSHLKNQFELFFVKESKN; from the coding sequence ATGATTAATACAAGTATCGAATTTATATCGGGGTTTAAAACAAGCCTTGATCCATACAATGGGATTACAATAAAAAGTCAAGATTTAGGAAGTTTTGAAGAGTTTCAACAAAATATTGAAAATTTAATAGATGAAACAAAATCAAATAAAAATCTAATTTGGATCTATATAGATATAAGAAAATCGCACTTTATTCCTATTGCTACAAGTTTTGGATTTACTTTTCACTCTTGTAATATAGATTATATTTTACTTGTAAAAGTGCTAAAAGAAAATGCAATAGTTCCTACTTTAGCAAATCACACTTTGGGAGTTGGAGCTGTTGTAATAAATAGTAAAAATGAGATTTTACTAATCAAAGAGAAGATAAGAAATGAGTATTATAAACTTCCTGGTGGACATATTGATGATGCTGAGATGATTTCACAAGCTTTAAGTAGGGAAGTTTTTGAAGAGACAGGAGTTGTGGCTGATTTTAAAAAAATAGTATCTATTGGACATTTTTATCCACATCAATTTCATAAATCAAATCTGTATGTATTATGTTTAGCAGAAGCAAAAAGTTATAAAATAGATATAAAAGATAAAGAGGAGATAAGTGAGGCTATTTGGTTAAATGTTGATGAGATGTTTAAAAGAGATGATATTCATCTATATACAAAGACAATTGTAAAGGCTTCTATGAGTGATAATGGACTTTTTAAAAGCGAAACTCCAATTTTATCTCATCTGAAAAATCAGTTTGAGCTATTTTTTGTAAAAGAAAGCAAAAACTAA
- a CDS encoding AraC family transcriptional regulator gives MKKSTYEKRAKIANDVMNYVYKYIDTNINIDELSLELKISKFHLHRVFKEEFGKNIYESIKSIRLEKAANLLITNKFSTITEISKMTGYSSQTSFLRAFKQRFSMTPKEWKQGGYKEYSNKIVEKISTNNQVIDFSSIEPVIVKMPEIKGYYIRHKGYDKSIKKSWQKLQTWIYTNEIKSYKQMALHHDNPIITPLEECQYIAIVVLEEEKVLEDLSLPTLDVPKGIYAKFSLNGKYGDVIKLIQWVYHVWLINSGYETTTNPSYTIYHKNHFLSEDKEFILDFYLPIRYV, from the coding sequence ATGAAAAAATCTACTTATGAAAAAAGAGCAAAAATTGCAAATGATGTAATGAACTATGTCTATAAATATATAGATACAAATATAAATATAGATGAGCTAAGTTTGGAGCTAAAAATTAGTAAATTTCATCTTCATAGAGTATTTAAAGAAGAGTTTGGTAAAAATATCTATGAGAGTATAAAATCAATAAGGCTTGAAAAAGCTGCGAACTTACTTATTACAAATAAGTTTTCAACTATTACAGAGATTTCAAAAATGACTGGATATAGTTCACAAACATCTTTTTTGCGAGCATTTAAACAAAGGTTTTCTATGACACCAAAAGAGTGGAAACAGGGTGGATATAAAGAGTATTCAAATAAAATTGTTGAAAAGATATCAACAAATAATCAAGTAATAGATTTTTCAAGTATCGAACCAGTGATTGTAAAAATGCCAGAAATAAAAGGGTATTATATAAGACACAAAGGGTATGATAAAAGTATTAAAAAGAGTTGGCAAAAACTTCAAACTTGGATTTATACAAATGAGATTAAATCTTATAAACAAATGGCTTTACATCATGATAATCCTATTATTACTCCACTTGAAGAGTGTCAGTATATAGCAATAGTTGTTTTAGAAGAAGAAAAAGTTTTGGAAGATTTATCTCTTCCAACTTTGGATGTTCCAAAGGGAATTTATGCAAAATTCTCTTTGAACGGAAAATATGGTGATGTTATAAAACTAATTCAGTGGGTTTATCATGTTTGGCTAATAAATAGCGGATATGAAACAACCACAAATCCATCATATACTATTTATCATAAAAACCATTTTTTAAGTGAAGATAAAGAGTTTATTTTGGATTTTTATCTGCCAATTAGATATGTTTAA
- a CDS encoding aminotransferase-like domain-containing protein: MKRSFIREILEAIDEKTISFAGGLPNEKLFPMEELKIATLKVIENPKTYQYTISNGIDELREQIALRYTKEGFATTKENILITTGSQQAMYILAKFFENKNITIEEPSYLGAMNIFRLNGLKMEGVKLENDGVDINKFEESFKNTKLTYLIPDFQNPSATTYSDTKREEVANIIKKYDGILIEDSPYSELFFDKKMPYISKSLTNNSFLLGSFSKTLVPSLRIGWIRANEDKIKSLMIIKESIDLHSCGLSQYILSEYLKDEQKYENHLQKIRDDYKEKAEFFSKSLKSIIPEFIHQTPKGGMFLYGGFKNKIDTFALVQECLKKKVVYVPGNQFYIDKVPNSEIRFNYTHSSFEQIEKGLKIIKSCL; the protein is encoded by the coding sequence ATGAAAAGGTCATTTATTAGGGAAATTCTTGAAGCAATAGATGAAAAAACAATCTCTTTTGCTGGTGGTTTACCAAATGAGAAACTATTTCCAATGGAAGAGTTAAAAATAGCGACTTTAAAAGTTATAGAAAACCCAAAAACTTATCAATACACAATTAGTAATGGAATAGATGAATTAAGAGAGCAAATTGCTTTAAGATATACAAAAGAGGGCTTTGCTACAACAAAAGAGAATATTTTAATCACAACTGGAAGCCAACAAGCTATGTATATTTTAGCAAAGTTTTTTGAAAACAAAAATATTACTATTGAAGAGCCATCATATTTGGGTGCTATGAATATTTTTAGATTAAATGGTCTAAAAATGGAAGGTGTAAAACTTGAAAATGATGGAGTAGATATAAATAAATTTGAAGAGAGTTTTAAAAATACAAAATTAACATACCTAATTCCTGATTTTCAAAATCCAAGTGCTACAACTTATAGTGATACTAAAAGAGAAGAAGTAGCAAATATTATAAAAAAATATGATGGAATTTTAATAGAAGATAGTCCATACAGTGAACTGTTTTTTGATAAAAAGATGCCATATATTAGTAAAAGTTTAACAAATAACTCTTTTTTATTAGGTAGTTTTAGTAAAACTTTAGTTCCAAGTTTAAGAATTGGTTGGATTAGAGCAAATGAAGATAAAATTAAATCACTTATGATTATAAAAGAGAGTATTGATTTACACTCTTGTGGTCTTTCTCAATATATTTTAAGTGAATATTTAAAAGATGAGCAAAAGTATGAAAATCATCTGCAAAAAATAAGAGATGATTATAAAGAGAAAGCAGAGTTTTTTTCAAAATCTTTAAAAAGTATAATACCAGAATTTATACATCAAACACCAAAAGGTGGAATGTTTTTATATGGTGGTTTTAAAAATAAGATTGACACATTTGCTCTTGTTCAAGAGTGTTTAAAGAAAAAGGTAGTTTATGTTCCTGGGAATCAGTTTTATATAGATAAAGTGCCAAATAGTGAGATAAGATTCAACTATACTCACTCAAGTTTTGAACAGATTGAAAAAGGTCTTAAAATAATAAAGAGTTGTCTATAA
- a CDS encoding DedA family protein: MLSEIINFIVETVGQLGYAGIFIMMFLESSFFPFPSEVVIIPAGYLAYKGEMNMYLVILFGILGSLAGAIFNYYFALKVGRRFLMKYGKYILISEDTVLKMEDFFNKHGHISTLFGRLIPVVRQYISLPAGLARMNLYIFSVFTSLGAGIWVIILAFLGYFLGGNEELIKEYLHQIIILLLVLIVVFSYIYYKFTKRRRDKRKI, translated from the coding sequence TTGCTTTCTGAAATTATAAATTTTATAGTTGAAACTGTTGGTCAGTTAGGATATGCTGGTATTTTTATAATGATGTTTTTAGAGAGTTCTTTTTTTCCATTTCCATCAGAAGTTGTAATAATTCCAGCAGGTTATTTAGCCTATAAAGGTGAGATGAATATGTATCTAGTAATTCTTTTTGGAATTTTAGGTTCACTTGCAGGAGCAATATTTAATTACTATTTTGCTTTAAAAGTTGGAAGAAGATTTTTAATGAAATATGGAAAATATATCTTAATTAGTGAAGATACAGTATTAAAAATGGAAGATTTTTTTAATAAACATGGTCATATCTCTACTTTATTTGGAAGATTAATTCCAGTTGTAAGACAATATATCTCTTTGCCAGCTGGACTTGCTAGAATGAATCTTTATATATTCTCAGTTTTCACAAGCTTAGGTGCTGGAATTTGGGTTATAATTCTAGCCTTTCTTGGATATTTTTTAGGTGGAAATGAAGAGTTAATAAAAGAGTATTTACATCAAATCATTATTCTACTTTTAGTTTTAATAGTAGTATTTAGTTATATATATTATAAATTTACAAAAAGAAGAAGAGATAAAAGAAAAATTTAA
- the rplS gene encoding 50S ribosomal protein L19, with protein sequence MKNRYIASFEAAQIASIEVPAFRAGDTLRLGVEIKEGEKKRVQTFEGVVIGRSGNGVDATFTIRKLGANNIGVERIFPLYCESLKAIEVLRRGDVRRAKLNYLRALKGKAAKIRELKR encoded by the coding sequence ATGAAAAACAGATATATAGCAAGTTTTGAAGCAGCTCAAATAGCTTCAATAGAAGTTCCAGCATTTAGAGCAGGAGATACACTAAGATTGGGTGTTGAGATTAAAGAGGGTGAGAAAAAAAGAGTTCAAACTTTCGAAGGTGTGGTAATTGGAAGAAGTGGAAACGGTGTTGATGCTACATTTACTATTAGAAAATTAGGAGCAAATAATATTGGTGTTGAGAGAATTTTCCCACTATATTGTGAGTCTTTAAAAGCTATTGAAGTATTAAGAAGAGGTGATGTAAGAAGAGCTAAACTTAACTACTTAAGAGCATTAAAAGGTAAAGCTGCAAAAATTAGAGAGCTAAAAAGATAA
- the trmD gene encoding tRNA (guanosine(37)-N1)-methyltransferase TrmD → MKFTFVTLFPNLIEPYFQDSILKKAVEANFLSYEFYNPRDFTLNKHKKVDSAMIGGGAGMLLFCQPLFDCLNEIKIKNPEAYIVFPLAAAKPFRQNDAKRLSNKKHIVFVSGRYEGIDERVIEKYANEVFSIGEYVLTGGELPSLVMADAIARNVDEVLGNEASLEVESYENNLLEAPSFAKPENFENLLVVKEYLKGNHSRICDLKFQMSVYRTKYYRPNKEKR, encoded by the coding sequence TTGAAATTTACATTTGTAACACTTTTTCCAAACCTTATTGAACCATATTTCCAAGATTCAATCTTAAAAAAGGCTGTTGAAGCAAATTTTCTCTCTTATGAGTTTTATAATCCTAGAGATTTTACATTAAATAAACATAAAAAAGTTGATAGTGCAATGATAGGTGGAGGAGCTGGAATGCTTCTTTTTTGTCAGCCACTTTTTGATTGTCTTAATGAGATAAAAATAAAAAATCCTGAAGCTTATATAGTTTTTCCGTTGGCCGCAGCTAAACCTTTTCGTCAAAATGATGCAAAAAGACTTTCTAATAAAAAACATATTGTATTTGTAAGTGGAAGATATGAGGGAATTGATGAGAGGGTTATAGAAAAATATGCAAATGAAGTTTTTAGTATTGGAGAGTATGTTTTAACAGGTGGGGAGTTACCATCTTTGGTTATGGCAGATGCAATTGCAAGAAATGTTGATGAGGTATTAGGAAATGAAGCTTCTCTTGAAGTTGAAAGTTATGAAAATAACCTTTTAGAAGCTCCATCTTTTGCAAAACCAGAAAATTTTGAAAATTTGTTAGTGGTTAAAGAATATTTAAAGGGAAACCATAGTAGAATTTGCGACTTAAAATTTCAGATGTCCGTTTATAGGACGAAATACTATAGACCTAATAAGGAAAAACGATGA